A DNA window from Camelina sativa cultivar DH55 chromosome 17, Cs, whole genome shotgun sequence contains the following coding sequences:
- the LOC104756778 gene encoding probable mannan synthase 10 — translation MNTFLKSLIFLRDSCLAFLSLLFHGGSSEDAAAASKKLEATINGVKISIDTTWTRKLRSLLIFPIFKSLVTLCLIISVLVFVEGIYMNLVVLYVKLFKRKPEKIYKWEPMPEDIELGHETYPMVLVQIPMYNEKEVLQLSIGAACRLKWPIDRLIIQVLDDSTDQTIKELVNTECAKWESKGVNIKCERRDNRNGYKAGALKQGMKHNYVKLCNYVVIFDADFQPEPDYLQRSVPFLVHNPEVALVQARWRFMNANKCLMTRMQEMSLNYHFMAEQESGSTRHAFFSFNGTAGVWRMAAMEEAGGWHDRTTVEDMDLAVRAGLLGWKFVFLNDLTVKSELPSKYKAFRFQQHRWSCGPANLFRKMIMEIIRNKRVTIWKKLYMVYSFFFLRKIIVHCFTFFFYCVILPTSVFFPEVNIPAWSTFYVPSMITLCIVIATPRSFYLVIFWILFENVMSMHRTKGTFIGILEGGRVNEWVVTEKLGDTLKTKLLPRTGKPRNGFFERVNSKEIMVGTYILCCACYGLAFGNTFLYLYLFMQAVAFLVSGVGFVGT, via the exons atgaatacgTTTCTGAAGTCACTCATCTTCTTACGAGATTCATGTCTTGCCTTCCTCTCTCTACTG TTCCATGGAGGGAGTTCTGAAGATGCAGCTGCAGCTTCAAAGAAGCTTGAAGCAACCATAAACGGTGTGAAGATAAGTATCGACACGACATGGACACGAAAACTGAGGAGTTTGCTCATATTTCCCATATTCAAGTCTTTGGTGACTTTGTGTTTGATAATCTCCGTCTTAGTTTTCGTAGAGGGTATATACATGAACCTTGTAGTGCTTTACGTCAAGTTGTTTAAGCGAAAACCCGAAAAAATCTACAAATGGGAGCCGATGCCGGAGGACATCGAGCTCGGACATGAGACATACCCCATGGTCCTTGTACAAATCCCAATGTACAACGAAAAAGAG GTCCTTCAATTATCTATAGGTGCTGCATGTAGACTAAAATGGCCGATTGACCGCCTAATTATTCAAGTTTTAGATGATTCCACTGATCAAACCATCAAG GAGCTGGTGAACACAGAGTGTGCAAAATGGGAAAGCAAAGGCGTAAATATAAAGTGTGAGAGGAGAGACAACAGAAATGGCTACAAAGCCGGAGCTCTTAAACAAGGCATGAAGCACAACTACGTGAAACTATGCAACTATGTTGTCATCTTCGACGCAGACTTCCAACCGGAGCCTGATTACCTCCAACGCTCTGTCCCCTTTCTCGTTCACAACCCTGAGGTCGCTCTAGTTCAAGCCAGATGGAGATTCA TGAACGCAAACAAGTGCTTGATGACGAGGATGCAAGAGATGTCCCTCAACTACCACTTCATGGCAGAGCAAGAATCTGGATCCACTAGACATGCCTTCTTTAGCTTCAATG GAACTGCAGGTGTATGGAGAATGGCCGCAATGGAAGAAGCTGGAGGATGGCATGACCGGACCACCGTAGAGGACATGGACTTGGCCGTTCGGGCTGGTCTACTCGGCTGGAAATTTGTCTTTCTCAATGACCTCACG GTGAAAAGTGAGCTACCAAGCAAATATAAGGCTTTTAGATTCCAGCAACATCGATGGTCTTGTGGTCCAGCTAATCTCTTCAGGAAAATGATTATGGAGATTATTCGCAATAAG AGAGTGACGATTTGGAAGAAGTTGTATATGGTGTATAGCTTCTTTTTCTTGCGGAAGATCATAGTCCACtgcttcactttcttcttctactgtgTTATTCTTCCTACAAGTGTCTTCTTCCCCGAAGTCAACATTCCAGCTTGGTCAACTTTCTACGTTCCCTCTATGATAACTCTCTGCATCGTCATTGCGACACCAAG ATCATTCTACCTTGTGATATTTTGGATCTTATTTGAAAACGTAATGTCTATGCATCGGACTAAGGGAACTTTCATCGGCATACTCGAAGGAGGAAGAGTGAACGAATGGGTTGTAACTGAAAAATTAGGAGATACCCTTAAGACTAAGTTACTTCCTCGTACTGGTAAACCTCGTAACGGATTCTTTGAAAG AGTAAACTCCAAGGAGATAATGGTGGGGACATACATATTGTGTTGTGCTTGTTATGGACTTGCCTTTGGGAACACATTCTTATATCTCTATCTTTTCATGCAAGCGGTTGCTTTTCTCGTatccggtgttggctttgtcGGAACTTAA
- the LOC109125250 gene encoding glutathione S-transferase T3-like: protein MDPYRLSDENFVDLLNSQKVLNVSDNPNPPHSAQSSQPIQFSNPFSSEPPHFTSTFSSQPPHFSSTFSSQNLNFSPASDTEDCIEVEETEEDGGRGSRKRWTAEEDVNLISAWLNTSKDPVTSNEQRKYSFWQRVTRYFEANGGSAGSNARGQTQCKARWNKINHQVNKFVGCYAQACTRRKSGESEDDVLRMAYELFNNDMKKPFLLVHCWRELKHDQKWLTEECSHKRTKLASEAPTSSNDGAEKRPPGVKAAKNKGKRPTVSIDVEDGSVHKLDKIIAMKDQEQAAKEKHGKMRLLNSLLNKSELTTAEVALRDKLGFGNTNVAVEHVM from the exons atggatCCTTATCGTTTGTCAgatgaaaattttgttgatcttttgaattctcaaaaagTTCTCAACGTTTCTGATAATCCTAACCCTCCACATTCTGCTCAATCCTCTCAGCCGATTCAATTTAGCAACCCATTCTCTTCTGAGCCACCCCACTTTACCTCaacattctcttctcagccACCTCATTTTAGCTCAACATTCTCTTCTCAGAATCTTAACTTTAGCCCAGCATCCGATACTGAAGACTGTATTGAGGTCGAAGAGACTGAAGAAGACGGAGGCAGAGGAAGTAGGAAGAGGTGGACTGCAGAGGAGGATGTCAACCTCATAAGTGCTTGGTTAAACACCAGCAAGGATCCAGTTACCAGTAATGAGCAGCGGAAATATAGTTTCTGGCAGAGAGTTACAAGGTATTTCGAAGCAAATGGTGGATCAGCTGGTTCAAACGCAAGAGGGCAAACACAGTGTAAGGCTAGGTGGAACAAGATAAACCACCAagtcaacaagtttgtgggCTGTTACGCACAAGCGTGTACAAGAAGGAAGAgtggagaatcagaagatgatgtcTTGAGAATGGCTTATGAGCTTTTCAATAACGACATGAAGAAGCCATTTCTCCTTGTACATTGCTGGAGGGAGCTGAAGCACGATCAGAAATGGCTCACAGAAGAATGTAGCCACAAGCGGACTAAGCTTGCATCTGAGGCTCCTACTTCGAGTAATGATGGTGCTGAGAAGAGGCCTCCGGGAGTTAAAGCTGCTAAGAACAAAGGGAAGAGACCGACTGTTAGTATTGATGTCGAAGATGGTTCTGTCCATAAGTTAGACAAGATCATTGCAATGAAGGATCAAGAACAAGCAGCTAAAGAGAAGCATGGCAAAATGAGATTGCTAAACAGCCTGCTTAACAAGAGTGAACTAACAACTGCTGAAGTTGCTCTTAGAGACAAACTC ggtTTCGGGAACACAAATGTAGCTGTGGAACATGTCatgtga
- the LOC104756779 gene encoding uncharacterized protein LOC104756779, translated as MSNWSSDEEIEEMVEEEVDSIVEEIQYNYTHPEVPPAPIIRRVHIERDREEGHIRLWNDYFSDNPTYTNAMFRRRFRMNKLLFLRIVTAVENGVPYFRQRRDATGRLGLSALQKCTSAIRLMAYGYSADAADEYLRLAETTSHKCLLHFVEGVINLFGNEYLRRPTAEDLQRLLNIGEHRGFPGMIGSIDCMHWEWKNCPTAWKGQYTRGSGKPSIVLEAVASQDLWIWHAFFGPPGSLNDINVLDRSPVFDDILQGRAPRVRYFVNGRQYNMAYYLTDGIYPKWATFIQSITLPRGRKAKLFAQWQEGCRKDVERAFGVLQARFAIVKNPALFWDKGKIGKIMRASIILHNMIVEDERHDHNFYDPTEFHHREGSGSSQVDLSYSTDTPTNLHNMMVTRNDVHDTEMHDLLQKDLIEHIWQKFGATAHPAPSSHAFSI; from the exons ATGTCTAATTGGAGTTCtgatgaagaaattgaagaaatggtagaggaggaggTTGATAGTATAGTGGAGGAGATCCAATACAACTACACTCACCCAGAGGTACCACCAGCTCCAATAATCCGAAGAGTGCACATTGAGAGAGACCGCGAAGAAGGCCACATTCGattgtggaatgattattttagtgataatccAACTTACACTAACGCTATGTTCCGTCGtcgctttagaatgaacaaactATTGTTCCTTCGTATTGTTACCGCTGTTGAGAATGGAGTCCCATACTTCAGACAAAGGCGAGATGCTACTGGAAGGCTTGGTCTTTctgcacttcaaaaatgtacgTCAGCTATTCGTTTGATGGCTTACGGATATTCGGCAGATGCGGCGGATGAATATTTACGACTCGCTGAAACAACCTCCCACAAATGCCTTCTACATTTTGTAGAGGGAGTTATAAATCTATTTGGCAACGAGTATCTCAGAAGACCTACAGCGGAAGACCTCCAACGATTACTGAACATTGGAGAACATCGCGGTTTCCCCGGAATGATAGGGAGCATAGATTgcatgcattgggagtggaagaattgtcccactgCATGGAAAGGACAATATACACGTGGATCAGGTAAACCGTCAATCGTACTAGAGGCTGTGGCATcacaagatttatggatttggcacgccTTTTTTGGACCACCGGGTtcgttaaatgatatcaatgtctTGGACCGCTCCccggtgtttgatgatatcctaCAGGGCCGAGCTCCGAGAGTTAGATACTTTGTCAATGGACGGCAATACAACATGGCGTACTACCTCACAGACGGTATCTATCCCAAATGggcaactttcatccaatctATTACACTTCCACGTGGTCGAAAAGCAAAACTCTTTGCTCAATGGCAAGAAGGATGtcgtaaagatgtagagcgtgcatttggagtcttgcaagctcgatttgcaatcGTGAAGAATCCTGCACTTTTCTGGGATAAaggaaaaataggaaaaataatgagagcatcTATCATcctgcataacatgatagtggaagacgaacgacatgacCACAATTTCTACGATCCAACAGAATTCCATCACAGAGAAGGAAGCGGAAGTTCTCAAGTCGATTTATCATATTCTACAGATACGCCAACAAATCTACATAATATGATGGTCACTCGAAATGATGTTCATGATACAGAAATGCATGATCTTTTgcaaaaagacttgattgagcatatctggcaaaaatttggtgcaaccgcaca TCCTGCTCCCAGTTCTCATGCTTTCTCTATCTGA
- the LOC104756780 gene encoding uncharacterized protein LOC104756780 isoform X1, with protein sequence MNCLSHARSYISFGILKRSTSVTSQIPWNQCFFYTPSQSCLKPAFGLSKVHFFSSRSKSGKSKMTSSTVVSVADKEKDAFFVVRKGDVIGIYKDLSDCQAQVGSSVFDPPVSVYKGYSLPKDAEEYLSSVGLKKPLYSIRASDLKDDIFGALTPCLFQEPNVKVSEEKDTSEMKSKDRIQDNEIDQLPSASMSVDPLEKLASISPEDQLPSATMSVDSLDKVASISPEETCFIEFDGASKGNPGLSGAAAVLKTEDGRLICRLRQGLGIATNNAAEYRALILGLKYAVEKGYKKIKVKGDSKLVCMQIKGQWKVNHEVLAKLHKEAKQLCDKCVSFEISHVLRNLNADADEQANLAVRLPEGEVEVA encoded by the exons ATGAACTGCTTGTCTCATGCGCGTTCATACATTTCCTTTGGGATACTTAAGAGATCTACCTCTGTCACTTCTCAAATTCCATGGAACCAATGCTTCTTCTATACGCCTTCACAATCCTGTTTAAAGCCTGCCTTTGGACTATCTAAAGTTCATTTCTTTTCCTCGAGATCAAAGTCTGGTAAATCCAAGATGACTTCCTCAACCGTTGTTTCTGTTGCGGATAAAGAAAAGGACGCGTTTTTCGTTGTTAGGAAGGGTGATGTTATTGGAATCTATAAGGATTTGAGTGATTGTCAAGCTCAAGTTGGATCATCT GTGTTTGATCCTCCGGTTAGTGTTTATAAAGGATACTCGTTGCCTAAAGATGCAGAGGAGTATCTTTCTTCTGTTGGGCTGAAGAAACCACTCTACAGTATTAGAGCTTCAGACTTGAAAGATGATATCTTTGGTGCCCTCACTCCATGTCTTTTCCAG GAGCCTAATGTCAAAGTGTCTGAAGAAAAAGATACCTCAGAGATGAAGTCGAAAGATAGAATTCAAGACAACGAAATA gatCAACTTCCCTCAGCTTCTATGTCAGTTGATCCTTTGGAAAAGCTTGCTAGTATTTCCCCAGAA gATCAGCTTCCATCAGCTACTATGTCAGTTGATTCTTTGGATAAGGTTGCTAGTATTTCCCCAGAA GAAACTTGCTTTATTGAGTTTGATGGTGCATCAAAGGGAAATCCCGGTCTCTCTGGCGCAGCAGCGGTACTTAAAACTGAGGACGGAAGATTG ATTTGTAGACTGCGTCAAGGTTTAGGAATTGCCACAAACAATGCAGCAGAATACCGTGCGTTAATCCTAGGATTGAAGTATGCTGTTGAGAAAGgttacaagaaaattaaagtGAAAGGTGACTCCAAGCTGGTTTGTATGCAG ATCAAAGGTCAATGGAAGGTAAACCATGAGGTACTCGCGAAGCTCCACAAGGAAGCAAAACAACTTTGCGATAAATGTGTCTCTTTCGAGATCAGTCATGTACTAAGG AATTTAAACGCTGATGCGGATGAACAAGCAAACTTGGCTGTCCGCCTTCCCG AAGGAGAAGTTGAAGTGGCGTGA
- the LOC104756780 gene encoding uncharacterized protein LOC104756780 isoform X2, protein MNCLSHARSYISFGILKRSTSVTSQIPWNQCFFYTPSQSCLKPAFGLSKVHFFSSRSKSGKSKMTSSTVVSVADKEKDAFFVVRKGDVIGIYKDLSDCQAQVGSSVFDPPVSVYKGYSLPKDAEEYLSSVGLKKPLYSIRASDLKDDIFGALTPCLFQEPNVKVSEEKDTSEMKSKDRIQDNEIDQLPSASMSVDPLEKLASISPEETCFIEFDGASKGNPGLSGAAAVLKTEDGRLICRLRQGLGIATNNAAEYRALILGLKYAVEKGYKKIKVKGDSKLVCMQIKGQWKVNHEVLAKLHKEAKQLCDKCVSFEISHVLRNLNADADEQANLAVRLPEGEVEVA, encoded by the exons ATGAACTGCTTGTCTCATGCGCGTTCATACATTTCCTTTGGGATACTTAAGAGATCTACCTCTGTCACTTCTCAAATTCCATGGAACCAATGCTTCTTCTATACGCCTTCACAATCCTGTTTAAAGCCTGCCTTTGGACTATCTAAAGTTCATTTCTTTTCCTCGAGATCAAAGTCTGGTAAATCCAAGATGACTTCCTCAACCGTTGTTTCTGTTGCGGATAAAGAAAAGGACGCGTTTTTCGTTGTTAGGAAGGGTGATGTTATTGGAATCTATAAGGATTTGAGTGATTGTCAAGCTCAAGTTGGATCATCT GTGTTTGATCCTCCGGTTAGTGTTTATAAAGGATACTCGTTGCCTAAAGATGCAGAGGAGTATCTTTCTTCTGTTGGGCTGAAGAAACCACTCTACAGTATTAGAGCTTCAGACTTGAAAGATGATATCTTTGGTGCCCTCACTCCATGTCTTTTCCAG GAGCCTAATGTCAAAGTGTCTGAAGAAAAAGATACCTCAGAGATGAAGTCGAAAGATAGAATTCAAGACAACGAAATA gatCAACTTCCCTCAGCTTCTATGTCAGTTGATCCTTTGGAAAAGCTTGCTAGTATTTCCCCAGAA GAAACTTGCTTTATTGAGTTTGATGGTGCATCAAAGGGAAATCCCGGTCTCTCTGGCGCAGCAGCGGTACTTAAAACTGAGGACGGAAGATTG ATTTGTAGACTGCGTCAAGGTTTAGGAATTGCCACAAACAATGCAGCAGAATACCGTGCGTTAATCCTAGGATTGAAGTATGCTGTTGAGAAAGgttacaagaaaattaaagtGAAAGGTGACTCCAAGCTGGTTTGTATGCAG ATCAAAGGTCAATGGAAGGTAAACCATGAGGTACTCGCGAAGCTCCACAAGGAAGCAAAACAACTTTGCGATAAATGTGTCTCTTTCGAGATCAGTCATGTACTAAGG AATTTAAACGCTGATGCGGATGAACAAGCAAACTTGGCTGTCCGCCTTCCCG AAGGAGAAGTTGAAGTGGCGTGA